The window CCACGGCGAGCGTGCAGTTCAGCGTGCAGGCCAGCGGCAGCCAGTCCCCGCGCGCGTCGGCGAAGCCCGCCACCGTCCCGGTCGGGTCGCCCGGACGGTGCCGGGAGACCGCGTACACCGTGCCGGAGGTGCCGAGACTGAGCACCGCCGTCCCCGGCCGCAGACCGAGACCCAGTGCCGCCGCGGCGTTGTCGCCGGTGCCGGGCGCCACCAGCGTGCCCTTGGAGAACGGCAGGTCATGCGTGTCGCGCACGGTGCCGACCACCTCGCCCGGACGCACCACACGCGGCAGCAGCGCCGGGTCCAGACCCACATGAGCGAGGGTTTCCTCGTCGTACTCCTCCGTGCCCGAAGCCCACCAGCCCGTACCGGAGACGTCACCGCGGTCGGTGGTGCCCAGCCCGGTCAGGCGCTCGGTCAGATAGTCGTGGGGGAGTCGTACCGCCCTCGTCGCGCGTACCGCCTCCGGCTCGTGTTCGGCCAGCCAGGCCCACTTCGTGACCGTGAACGACGCTCCCGGCACGCTGCCGGTGCGCTCGGCCCAGGCCTTCGGGCCGCCCAGCTCGTCCACCAGCCGGCGGCCCTGCGGTGCCGAGCGGACGTCGTTCCACAGCAGCGCCGGACGCACCGGGTCGCCGTGCTCGTCCAGGGTGACCAGGCCGTGCTGCTGGCCGCCGACGGACACCGCCGCCGCCTCGTGCGCCGCGTCGCCGCACTGGTGCAACGCCTCGCGGAGGGCGCCCCACCACTGGCGCGGATCGCTCTCCCGTCCGGCG of the Streptomyces sp. 1222.5 genome contains:
- the xylB gene encoding xylulokinase — its product is MSAAEGPLVVGVDTSTQSTKALVVDAATGQVVASGQAPHTVSSGAGRESDPRQWWGALREALHQCGDAAHEAAAVSVGGQQHGLVTLDEHGDPVRPALLWNDVRSAPQGRRLVDELGGPKAWAERTGSVPGASFTVTKWAWLAEHEPEAVRATRAVRLPHDYLTERLTGLGTTDRGDVSGTGWWASGTEEYDEETLAHVGLDPALLPRVVRPGEVVGTVRDTHDLPFSKGTLVAPGTGDNAAAALGLGLRPGTAVLSLGTSGTVYAVSRHRPGDPTGTVAGFADARGDWLPLACTLNCTLAVDRVAALLGLDREAVEPGGSVTLLPYLDGERTPNLPNASGLLHGLRHDTSAGQLLQAAYDGAVHALLGALDLVLDEDADRGTPLLLIGGGARGTAWQQTVRRLSGRPVQVPEARELVALGAAAQAAGLLTGEDPAAVARRWNTAAGPVLEAVEQDMETLERITGVLSDASPLLERGTEARPRTQGRAADTED